The following proteins are co-located in the Pseudarthrobacter siccitolerans genome:
- a CDS encoding DEAD/DEAH box helicase, translating into MNPHDSLIPLLGRGPDPEQLRHVRTIPAREAVHEPWPSWVHPDLVAAYGSLGVRQPYRHQVAAADIAHGGEHVVVATGTASGKSLAYQLPALDAIHRSELRVLAEPGKIHDDGAVTLYLSPTKALAADQLNAIRALQLPTVRAETYDGDTDPASRRWIRDHANFILANPDMLHFGILPNHAWWAGFFRRLRYVIVDEAHSYRGVFGSHVANLMRRLRRICAYYGAGSSFPEPVFIAASATASEPDASFARLIGAPVKAVSEDGSPHGATTVAFWEPALTETRGENGAKQRRTAVAETSDLLANLVSAHVRTIAFIKSRRGAETISSITKRLLDEVDPSLPQRVAAYRSGYLPEERRAVEKALRSGRLLGVSSTSALELGIDISGLDAVLVAGWPGTRASLFQQIGRAGRAGQDAIAAFVASDDPLDTFLVNHPEAIFDVSVEATVFDPSNPYVLGPHLCAAAAELPLGPAELGLFGSTAEALLDRLVAQGYLRRRPAGWFWTHSQSAAAMVNLRADGGGPVSIVDADTGSLLGTMDSPQTHYQAHTGAVYIHQGDSYVVEDLNEDDHCVVVRRANPDYYTTARDVTQIEVLETQRTARWGEVSLHFGDVKVTTQVVSFQRKALISNEILGEEPLDLGARELFTKAVWFEVDNRSLTAAGLIEAQFPGALHAAEHAAIGLLPLVASSDRWDIGGVSTALHADTGVPTIFVYDGHPGGAGFAERGFDKAKVWLAATRDAIKACECESGCPSCVQSPKCGNKNNPLDKAAAVTLLDVLLKDATEASSKSAEALL; encoded by the coding sequence GTGAACCCCCATGACTCCCTGATTCCCTTGCTGGGCCGCGGCCCGGACCCGGAACAGCTGCGTCATGTCCGCACCATCCCTGCCCGCGAGGCCGTGCACGAACCGTGGCCGTCGTGGGTCCACCCGGATCTGGTTGCTGCTTACGGTTCGCTCGGCGTCCGGCAGCCCTACCGCCATCAGGTGGCAGCCGCTGACATTGCCCACGGCGGCGAACACGTTGTGGTGGCCACCGGGACGGCGTCCGGAAAGTCGCTCGCCTACCAGCTGCCGGCGCTGGATGCCATCCACCGCTCCGAGCTTCGGGTTCTTGCCGAGCCAGGAAAGATCCACGACGACGGCGCGGTCACCCTTTACCTGTCCCCCACCAAGGCCCTCGCGGCCGACCAGCTGAACGCCATCCGGGCGTTGCAATTGCCAACCGTCCGCGCGGAAACCTACGACGGCGACACCGACCCGGCCTCCCGGCGGTGGATCCGCGACCACGCCAATTTCATCCTGGCCAACCCGGACATGCTGCACTTCGGTATCCTTCCCAACCACGCCTGGTGGGCGGGGTTCTTTCGACGCCTTCGCTACGTGATCGTGGACGAGGCGCACAGCTACCGGGGCGTTTTCGGCTCGCACGTGGCCAACCTGATGCGCCGGCTCCGGCGGATCTGCGCCTACTACGGAGCCGGCTCCTCATTCCCCGAGCCGGTGTTCATTGCCGCTTCAGCCACTGCCTCTGAACCGGATGCCTCCTTCGCCCGGCTCATCGGCGCCCCCGTCAAGGCCGTGTCGGAGGACGGCTCCCCGCACGGCGCAACCACCGTGGCATTCTGGGAACCGGCGCTGACCGAAACCCGCGGCGAGAACGGCGCCAAGCAACGGCGGACGGCCGTGGCCGAAACGTCGGACCTCCTGGCCAACCTGGTGTCCGCACACGTCCGCACCATTGCCTTCATCAAGTCGCGGCGCGGAGCGGAGACCATCTCCTCGATCACGAAGCGCCTCCTGGACGAGGTGGACCCCAGCCTCCCGCAGCGGGTAGCGGCCTACCGTTCCGGATATCTGCCCGAGGAACGCCGGGCCGTGGAGAAGGCACTGCGCTCCGGCCGGCTGCTGGGAGTTTCCAGCACCTCGGCGCTGGAGCTGGGGATCGACATCTCCGGGCTCGATGCTGTCCTGGTAGCCGGCTGGCCCGGCACCAGGGCCTCACTGTTCCAGCAGATCGGGCGGGCCGGCAGGGCAGGACAGGACGCCATCGCGGCCTTTGTTGCCAGTGACGATCCGCTGGACACCTTCCTGGTGAACCATCCGGAGGCCATCTTCGACGTCTCGGTGGAAGCCACTGTTTTCGACCCGTCCAACCCATATGTGCTGGGGCCCCATCTGTGCGCCGCGGCCGCCGAACTGCCGCTCGGCCCGGCAGAGCTGGGCCTGTTCGGGAGCACGGCCGAGGCCCTTCTCGACCGTCTGGTGGCCCAGGGGTATCTCCGGCGCCGCCCGGCGGGATGGTTCTGGACCCATTCCCAGAGTGCGGCCGCCATGGTGAACCTGCGGGCCGACGGCGGCGGGCCGGTCAGTATTGTGGATGCCGATACGGGCTCCCTCCTGGGGACGATGGACTCACCGCAGACCCACTACCAGGCGCACACCGGCGCCGTTTACATCCACCAGGGCGACAGCTACGTTGTGGAGGACCTCAACGAAGACGATCACTGCGTGGTGGTCCGGCGCGCCAATCCGGACTACTACACCACCGCCCGGGACGTCACCCAGATCGAGGTGCTGGAAACCCAGCGCACCGCAAGATGGGGTGAGGTTTCTCTGCACTTCGGCGACGTAAAGGTCACCACCCAGGTGGTTTCCTTCCAGCGCAAGGCCCTGATTTCCAACGAGATCCTCGGCGAGGAACCCCTCGACCTCGGCGCCCGGGAGCTGTTTACCAAGGCAGTGTGGTTTGAGGTGGACAACCGGTCACTCACTGCCGCCGGCTTGATCGAAGCCCAGTTCCCTGGTGCCCTGCACGCCGCGGAGCATGCGGCAATCGGCCTGCTTCCGCTGGTAGCTTCGAGCGACCGGTGGGACATCGGAGGCGTTTCGACTGCCTTGCATGCCGACACCGGAGTGCCCACCATTTTTGTCTATGACGGGCACCCTGGCGGAGCCGGTTTTGCCGAGCGCGGTTTCGACAAGGCAAAGGTGTGGCTGGCCGCGACCCGGGACGCCATCAAGGCCTGCGAATGCGAATCGGGCTGTCCCTCCTGCGTCCAGTCGCCCAAATGCGGGAACAAGAACAATCCGTTGGACAAGGCGGCCGCGGTCACCCTGCTCGATGTCCTGCTGAAAGACGCCACCGAGGCCAGCTCCAAGAGCGCGGAAGCCCTGCTCTGA
- a CDS encoding Rv3654c family TadE-like protein → MKATVQAKHSREGTERGSGTVLAAGLALMVMTVMALLLLLAQSAVLASRAAAAADLAALAAADALRGVTDGEPCGVAAEVAARHAATVVSCSEGGGQTVEVQTELIEGTMLGTASGHARAGPPP, encoded by the coding sequence GTGAAAGCCACTGTTCAGGCCAAGCACAGCCGGGAGGGCACGGAGCGCGGCTCGGGCACCGTTCTGGCAGCGGGCCTCGCGTTGATGGTGATGACGGTGATGGCACTTCTGCTGCTCCTGGCACAGTCGGCTGTTCTGGCCAGCAGGGCCGCCGCAGCTGCGGATCTTGCTGCACTCGCCGCGGCGGACGCCCTGCGCGGGGTCACGGACGGGGAACCGTGTGGTGTAGCTGCGGAAGTCGCGGCGCGGCACGCCGCCACAGTCGTCAGCTGCTCCGAGGGCGGAGGCCAGACCGTGGAGGTCCAGACCGAGCTGATCGAAGGGACCATGCTGGGGACGGCAAGCGGGCACGCCCGGGCCGGGCCTCCACCCTGA
- a CDS encoding TadE family type IV pilus minor pilin: MTNAPEAVYLRRAEDRGAVTAEFAVALPAVLLLLAMLLTGAAAGVTQLRLEEGARAGARALARGDDSAAVERIVRTLSGASASAAVAAEGEWLSVTVTGRVGGPLGSSIPWTLTARASTRSETVAAGPAIPSAVAAAAGAG, encoded by the coding sequence ATGACCAATGCCCCGGAGGCGGTGTACCTTCGGCGGGCGGAGGACCGGGGCGCCGTTACCGCAGAGTTTGCCGTGGCACTGCCTGCCGTCCTGCTGCTGCTGGCCATGCTGCTTACAGGTGCGGCGGCCGGAGTCACCCAGTTGCGGCTGGAGGAAGGAGCCAGGGCGGGTGCCCGCGCACTGGCCCGCGGAGACGATTCTGCGGCCGTGGAAAGGATCGTCAGGACCCTTTCGGGGGCGTCGGCGTCCGCAGCTGTTGCAGCGGAGGGCGAATGGCTCAGCGTCACTGTCACCGGCCGGGTAGGGGGTCCGCTCGGGTCATCGATCCCGTGGACCCTGACTGCCCGGGCCTCAACCCGCAGCGAGACAGTGGCAGCGGGCCCTGCCATTCCGTCGGCAGTTGCGGCTGCGGCAGGTGCCGGATGA
- a CDS encoding DUF4244 domain-containing protein, with translation MTINQDRRFAAGTAALAAARPNIKRRTAAARCAGAPPAGAASLPANVVELDPGATGGRPTATRGRRTGIGMLQRSEAGMATAEYAIATLAAVGFAGLLVFILRSEEVRGFLLNLIRTALALP, from the coding sequence ATGACCATCAACCAGGACCGCCGCTTTGCCGCCGGAACCGCAGCGCTCGCAGCAGCCCGGCCGAACATCAAACGGCGCACCGCCGCAGCTCGATGTGCGGGTGCACCCCCGGCCGGCGCTGCATCGTTGCCGGCCAATGTGGTGGAGCTCGACCCGGGCGCCACCGGCGGGCGCCCCACCGCCACCCGCGGGCGCCGCACCGGCATCGGCATGCTGCAGAGATCAGAAGCAGGCATGGCAACTGCCGAGTATGCCATCGCCACCTTGGCGGCCGTCGGTTTTGCCGGGCTGCTGGTCTTCATCCTTCGCAGCGAGGAAGTGCGCGGCTTCCTGCTCAACCTGATCCGCACGGCGCTGGCGTTGCCATGA
- a CDS encoding type II secretion system F family protein encodes MTEPLPQALALLAILAAAACLLCTGKGGVRKRLNALSTVRRPDEVAYPWSAGPRNRDGPDGLQDTAMMLELVAAMLDAGCGIGRSLDLVSASASSQYRESLRPVVSALAIGADWETAWRSSAVRLPGILELRDALGFAALTGAPSSAILYAQAARLRRERFRAAEKRAASLGVKLVVPLGLCSLPAFICLGVVPVLLALVPSGS; translated from the coding sequence ATGACCGAACCACTGCCGCAGGCGCTCGCGCTCTTAGCCATATTGGCCGCCGCGGCCTGCCTCTTATGCACCGGGAAGGGCGGCGTCCGGAAGCGGCTGAATGCCCTGTCCACGGTGCGCCGCCCTGATGAGGTGGCCTATCCATGGTCCGCGGGGCCCCGCAACCGGGATGGTCCCGACGGCCTGCAGGACACCGCCATGATGCTTGAACTCGTCGCCGCAATGCTGGACGCCGGTTGCGGCATCGGCCGTTCCCTCGATCTCGTGTCTGCTTCCGCGTCCTCCCAGTACCGGGAGTCGCTCCGTCCCGTCGTTTCCGCACTGGCCATCGGAGCGGACTGGGAAACTGCGTGGCGAAGCTCTGCCGTCCGGTTGCCGGGGATTCTGGAGTTGCGGGATGCCCTGGGGTTTGCGGCGCTGACAGGTGCACCGTCGTCGGCGATCCTCTACGCCCAGGCTGCAAGGCTTCGCCGGGAGAGGTTCCGGGCAGCCGAAAAGCGGGCTGCGTCCCTCGGCGTCAAGCTGGTGGTACCGCTGGGACTGTGTTCGCTGCCGGCCTTTATCTGCCTGGGTGTCGTTCCCGTTTTACTGGCCCTGGTCCCGTCCGGCTCCTAG
- a CDS encoding type II secretion system F family protein produces the protein MNFFLAAALVLAALLILRPPQSAAVRFRRATGGVAHASAGSPWARLPGWVRPGTGKPAAAGSAVAMTLVVQQLAALLKGGRTPARLWDELWFIYGAKSQTRPDGATPAQQANGLTQGSAATLAAARSAAATGAPVSEAITRSLPAAFPRADRECRIWSQLAACFDIAEASGCPLADVLTRFAAQLEVEDDADAARQTALAGPKATVRLLTWLPLMGLGLGIALGVDPLAILLGTPLGLAALAAGIVLTVAGRFWSARLVAAAAGAGVP, from the coding sequence GTGAACTTCTTCCTGGCAGCCGCATTGGTGCTGGCTGCGCTGTTGATTCTTCGCCCGCCGCAGAGTGCAGCGGTGAGGTTCCGCCGGGCAACCGGAGGCGTTGCTCACGCATCGGCAGGCAGCCCGTGGGCGCGCCTGCCGGGCTGGGTCAGGCCTGGAACCGGAAAGCCGGCTGCGGCTGGCTCGGCGGTAGCCATGACCCTGGTGGTGCAGCAACTGGCCGCGCTGCTCAAAGGTGGGCGGACCCCGGCCCGGCTGTGGGACGAGCTGTGGTTTATCTACGGCGCCAAGAGCCAAACACGGCCGGATGGAGCAACTCCGGCGCAGCAGGCTAATGGGCTTACCCAGGGGTCAGCCGCCACCCTTGCTGCCGCCCGCTCGGCTGCGGCAACCGGGGCTCCCGTATCGGAGGCCATCACGCGCTCCCTGCCCGCGGCTTTTCCGCGGGCGGACAGGGAGTGCCGGATCTGGTCCCAACTGGCCGCCTGCTTCGACATCGCAGAAGCAAGCGGCTGCCCCCTGGCCGACGTGCTGACGAGGTTCGCGGCGCAACTGGAAGTAGAGGACGATGCCGACGCCGCCCGGCAGACGGCACTGGCAGGCCCCAAAGCCACCGTCCGGCTGCTGACCTGGCTTCCGCTGATGGGGCTGGGCCTCGGAATAGCCCTCGGCGTGGATCCGCTGGCCATTCTGCTGGGCACGCCGCTGGGCCTGGCAGCGCTCGCTGCCGGGATTGTCCTTACCGTTGCCGGCCGGTTCTGGTCCGCCCGGCTGGTGGCGGCAGCAGCAGGTGCGGGTGTCCCATGA
- a CDS encoding TadA family conjugal transfer-associated ATPase: MKQQPARGSGAADGLRRRARLIDGQGLAGQRLAGRRPDPRQAERQVVDAGLLESVRESMMAEAGVVTPSRVAAAVQATGKLLGTAGALAAVERISAELNGLGPLQSLTRDPAVTDIFVNAPDSVWVDRGRGIERVPVAFGDEAQLRALACRLVAARGRRLDDGSPCVDVRLAGGYRVHAVLPPVSTSGTLLSVRIRRERVFTMDELESAGMFGPLVKDVLERVLELRLSFLISGATGSGKTTLLSTLLGLCAPEERLVLIEDASELNPVHPHVVSLESRHGNLEGGGEVGLGELVRQALRMRPDRLVVGECRGAEVRELLTAMNTGHSGGGGTIHANTAGAVPARLTALGALAGMGPDGVRLQAASALDVVIHVERTSRGREVTCIGVIGDGPDGLRVLSALQVVEGAAVAGPAWGALAGRLGLEPGQGL; encoded by the coding sequence ATGAAGCAGCAACCGGCACGGGGTTCGGGAGCAGCCGACGGGCTCCGGCGGCGTGCCCGGCTCATAGATGGCCAAGGACTGGCAGGCCAACGCCTGGCGGGCCGGCGCCCGGACCCGCGCCAGGCGGAGCGGCAGGTTGTTGACGCCGGGCTGCTGGAATCGGTACGCGAGTCCATGATGGCTGAAGCCGGGGTTGTCACGCCTTCGCGGGTAGCAGCCGCCGTACAGGCCACCGGCAAGTTGCTGGGCACGGCCGGCGCGCTCGCGGCGGTGGAACGCATCAGCGCCGAGCTTAACGGGCTGGGACCGCTCCAGTCGCTGACCCGGGATCCGGCCGTCACGGACATCTTCGTCAATGCTCCGGACTCGGTATGGGTTGACCGCGGTCGGGGCATCGAGCGCGTTCCGGTGGCATTCGGCGATGAAGCCCAACTGCGGGCCCTGGCCTGCAGGCTGGTTGCCGCGCGAGGGCGTCGCCTGGATGACGGCTCACCCTGCGTGGATGTGCGGCTGGCGGGCGGTTACCGCGTCCATGCAGTACTGCCGCCGGTTTCCACGTCGGGAACACTTCTGAGCGTCAGGATCCGCCGAGAGCGGGTGTTCACCATGGACGAGTTGGAGTCAGCCGGAATGTTCGGCCCCCTGGTTAAGGACGTCCTGGAACGGGTGCTGGAACTTCGGTTGAGCTTTTTGATCAGCGGTGCCACCGGTTCCGGGAAGACCACGCTGCTGTCCACCCTGCTGGGGCTGTGCGCGCCGGAGGAGCGGCTGGTCCTCATTGAGGATGCGTCCGAGCTGAATCCCGTCCATCCGCATGTGGTTTCCCTCGAATCGCGGCACGGAAACCTTGAAGGCGGCGGGGAAGTGGGGCTCGGCGAGCTCGTCCGGCAGGCCTTGCGGATGAGGCCCGACCGGCTGGTGGTCGGTGAGTGCCGCGGCGCGGAGGTCCGCGAATTGCTGACGGCGATGAACACCGGCCACAGCGGAGGAGGCGGAACGATTCACGCTAATACTGCGGGCGCTGTGCCTGCCCGGCTCACGGCGCTGGGCGCCCTCGCCGGAATGGGCCCGGACGGTGTCCGGCTCCAGGCGGCCAGCGCGCTTGACGTGGTGATCCATGTCGAACGGACCAGCCGCGGCCGGGAGGTGACCTGCATCGGCGTTATCGGGGACGGCCCTGACGGGCTTCGCGTCCTGTCCGCCCTGCAGGTTGTGGAAGGCGCGGCCGTTGCGGGTCCGGCATGGGGCGCGTTGGCGGGCAGGCTTGGACTTGAACCCGGGCAAGGCCTGTGA
- the ssd gene encoding septum site-determining protein Ssd, which produces MPDSKEEVLLVTSSAVVRAEVERIVAAAGAHLRVVADALEGARYWDGSAAVLVGSDIRELPPRRRAPAVLVGLDGEGDSLWHLAAALGAERVAVLPDAAAWLADHLSRSRAPGPGGIILGVTGGCGGAGATTAAIWIAQAAAGMGARVLLVDGDPWGGGLELAIAAEENPGLRWPDLSEARGSIDSRQLSDSLPVAGGFSFLSWPASREQPVPVATPTTTVVLDAARRGYELVVLDIGRGAGPLQSYAWDCDRIMVVVPAQLKAAVAAVRLLHEFPPVEAGLLVRGRPGAALDGPLISEAIGLPVQGRVPELRGVGAAMESGRLLDLGKRRSVRHFAASVLDSLGDELPAGEFG; this is translated from the coding sequence CTGCCGGACAGCAAGGAAGAGGTGCTGCTGGTAACTTCCTCTGCTGTTGTTCGCGCAGAGGTGGAGCGCATCGTGGCGGCGGCCGGTGCCCATCTTCGCGTTGTTGCCGATGCGCTGGAAGGGGCCAGGTACTGGGATGGCTCGGCCGCGGTCCTGGTGGGCAGCGACATCCGGGAGCTGCCGCCCCGGCGGCGGGCACCGGCCGTCCTCGTGGGTTTGGACGGTGAAGGCGACAGCCTGTGGCACCTGGCTGCGGCGCTCGGGGCGGAGCGGGTGGCCGTACTTCCGGATGCCGCGGCCTGGCTGGCGGACCACCTCAGCCGCTCCCGGGCGCCCGGCCCTGGCGGGATCATCCTGGGGGTCACCGGCGGGTGCGGCGGGGCCGGAGCCACCACGGCTGCAATCTGGATAGCCCAGGCGGCGGCAGGGATGGGAGCCCGGGTACTGCTCGTTGACGGCGACCCATGGGGCGGCGGGCTGGAACTCGCCATCGCCGCAGAGGAAAACCCGGGCCTGCGCTGGCCCGACCTTTCCGAGGCGCGGGGCAGCATTGATTCGCGCCAGCTGTCCGACTCACTGCCCGTCGCCGGGGGATTCTCTTTCCTCTCCTGGCCCGCCAGCCGTGAACAGCCCGTGCCCGTAGCCACACCAACCACCACCGTCGTGCTCGATGCCGCCCGGCGGGGATACGAACTGGTGGTGCTGGACATCGGCAGGGGCGCCGGGCCGCTTCAGTCTTATGCCTGGGACTGCGACCGCATCATGGTGGTGGTTCCCGCGCAGCTGAAGGCGGCCGTGGCGGCGGTGCGGTTGCTCCATGAGTTCCCGCCAGTTGAGGCCGGGCTCTTAGTGCGGGGCCGGCCGGGGGCCGCCCTGGATGGCCCGCTCATTTCCGAGGCAATCGGACTTCCCGTGCAGGGCCGCGTCCCTGAGCTCCGCGGTGTTGGCGCTGCCATGGAGTCCGGCCGCCTCCTGGACCTCGGCAAGCGGCGCAGCGTCCGGCATTTTGCCGCCTCGGTGCTCGATTCACTCGGTGATGAGTTGCCCGCTGGGGAGTTTGGATGA
- a CDS encoding bifunctional 3'-5' exonuclease/DNA polymerase: MYLLLGPHPSGAVLQELTQAGHPHPANPEPRPVSAGELADVVLKLERRPGGGQPPRWIWHRTQDWYPSLLARGVELERCYDLSLCGNILALSQFTAHTGYARNAEKITLDDPQQPPRALQPPPPPPEQDALFDNPHSGSEPRLSLEDLRAEYASQQEALAAVSPEENRRHRLQLLLAAESAGAMIAAEMQHTGVPWREDLHEEILADYLGPRPPVGHRPAKLEALNLELRGLLNAPTLNPDSPQELIRALHRNGIEVKSTRQWELKESTHPAIGPLLAYKKLSRLHTANGWAWLDAWVAGGRFRPEYVVGGVVSGRWASRGGGALQIPRQIRGAVHADPGHKLIVADASQLEPRVLVALAQDSIMAEAARDQDLYAGIAAKGFGGDRAKAKVALLGAMYGATSGEAGRLMPQLTRTYPRAVGFVEQAARAGESGGTVTTRLGRSSPPPSERWFQSQRAASAEEQRRAESIARSRGRFTRNFVVQGSAADWAACWLAELRRRLRTLRTEGQAGAQLVFFLHDEVMVHAPVQQVDACIMAIEDAASAAKELLFGRIPVEFPVSVAVVDSYNHAK, translated from the coding sequence ATGTACCTCCTGCTCGGCCCCCACCCCTCCGGCGCGGTCCTGCAGGAACTCACCCAAGCTGGCCACCCCCACCCCGCCAATCCGGAACCCCGGCCGGTCTCCGCAGGCGAACTGGCCGACGTCGTCCTCAAACTGGAACGAAGGCCGGGCGGCGGGCAACCTCCCCGCTGGATCTGGCACCGCACGCAGGACTGGTATCCGTCCCTGCTGGCACGCGGGGTGGAACTGGAGCGCTGCTATGACCTCAGCCTCTGCGGGAACATCCTGGCCCTCTCCCAGTTCACCGCCCACACTGGCTATGCCCGGAACGCCGAAAAGATCACCCTGGATGACCCGCAGCAGCCACCGCGGGCGCTCCAGCCGCCACCTCCGCCGCCGGAACAGGACGCCCTGTTCGATAATCCCCATTCGGGTTCCGAACCCCGGCTCAGCCTTGAAGACCTCCGCGCGGAATACGCCTCCCAGCAGGAAGCCCTGGCTGCCGTCAGCCCGGAGGAGAACCGCCGGCACCGGCTTCAGCTCCTGCTGGCCGCCGAATCCGCCGGCGCTATGATCGCGGCTGAAATGCAGCACACCGGAGTTCCCTGGCGGGAGGACCTGCACGAAGAAATCCTGGCCGATTACCTCGGCCCGCGCCCGCCCGTGGGCCACCGCCCGGCAAAACTTGAAGCGCTGAACCTCGAACTGCGCGGGCTGTTGAACGCTCCAACGCTCAACCCGGATTCCCCGCAGGAACTCATCCGCGCCCTGCACCGGAACGGCATAGAGGTGAAAAGCACCCGGCAGTGGGAGCTGAAGGAGTCAACCCACCCCGCCATCGGGCCGCTCCTGGCCTACAAAAAGCTTTCACGCCTGCACACCGCGAACGGCTGGGCCTGGCTCGACGCCTGGGTGGCCGGCGGCAGGTTCCGGCCTGAATACGTGGTGGGCGGGGTGGTCTCGGGCCGCTGGGCATCGCGCGGCGGAGGCGCACTGCAGATTCCCCGCCAGATCCGCGGCGCCGTCCATGCGGATCCCGGACACAAGCTGATTGTGGCGGACGCTTCCCAGCTTGAGCCGCGCGTTTTGGTGGCCCTGGCCCAGGACTCAATCATGGCCGAGGCTGCCCGTGACCAGGACCTGTACGCGGGAATCGCTGCGAAGGGCTTCGGCGGCGACCGGGCCAAGGCGAAGGTGGCGCTGCTGGGTGCCATGTACGGCGCTACGTCGGGTGAGGCCGGGCGCCTTATGCCGCAGCTCACCAGGACGTATCCGCGGGCAGTGGGTTTCGTGGAGCAGGCAGCCCGCGCCGGTGAGTCCGGCGGGACGGTCACCACCCGGTTGGGCCGCAGCAGCCCTCCCCCGTCGGAGCGGTGGTTCCAGAGCCAGCGTGCGGCGTCGGCCGAAGAGCAGCGGCGGGCCGAATCGATAGCCCGTTCCAGGGGGCGTTTCACGCGCAACTTTGTTGTCCAGGGTTCCGCTGCGGACTGGGCGGCCTGCTGGCTGGCGGAATTACGACGGCGGCTGCGCACCTTACGCACGGAGGGACAGGCGGGCGCGCAACTGGTTTTCTTCCTCCACGACGAGGTGATGGTCCACGCTCCTGTGCAGCAGGTGGACGCGTGCATCATGGCGATCGAGGACGCCGCAAGTGCAGCAAAGGAGCTGCTGTTCGGACGCATCCCGGTCGAGTTTCCGGTGAGCGTGGCAGTGGTGGATTCCTACAACCATGCCAAGTAG
- a CDS encoding YegP family protein produces the protein MAGRFEIHRVGDESYRLRLTDGEGNIVAVSPNFKSLNTLLEGINAMRENAATGIVVDLRHQQA, from the coding sequence ATGGCGGGCAGGTTTGAAATACATCGGGTTGGGGACGAGTCGTACAGGCTTCGGCTTACGGACGGGGAGGGCAACATCGTTGCCGTTTCACCGAACTTCAAGTCGCTGAACACACTTTTGGAAGGCATCAACGCGATGCGTGAGAACGCGGCCACAGGGATAGTAGTGGATCTGCGCCACCAACAGGCCTAG
- a CDS encoding NUDIX hydrolase → MSAREDLIRLAGRAASGSASPPDPLWAALTVDAQTARRAAVLMLFGALDEVPATSDKPLAPADLDVLLLERAHTLGSHPGQVAFPGGSIDAPETPVQAALREAVEETGLDTNGVEVLGTLQELGLAHSNFLVTPVLGWWRSPSPVRVVDYAESAQVFRVPVRDLLDPDNRVMATVHRAGRTFDSPAFTVNGVVVWGFTGIVLNGLFEQLGWAVPWDRSRVHPISV, encoded by the coding sequence GTGAGCGCCCGCGAAGACCTGATCCGGCTGGCGGGACGGGCGGCGTCAGGATCGGCATCGCCCCCTGACCCGCTCTGGGCAGCCCTGACCGTTGATGCCCAAACGGCGCGGAGGGCGGCGGTCCTGATGTTGTTCGGGGCCCTCGACGAGGTCCCGGCTACGTCGGACAAACCGCTGGCCCCGGCAGACCTGGACGTACTGCTCCTGGAGCGCGCCCACACGCTGGGTTCCCACCCCGGGCAGGTGGCGTTTCCCGGCGGCAGCATTGACGCGCCGGAAACGCCGGTGCAGGCAGCACTGCGCGAGGCCGTAGAGGAAACGGGACTGGACACGAACGGCGTCGAAGTTTTGGGCACACTGCAGGAACTGGGCCTGGCCCACAGCAACTTCCTCGTCACCCCTGTCCTGGGATGGTGGCGCTCGCCGTCACCCGTCCGGGTGGTGGATTATGCCGAGTCCGCGCAGGTATTCCGGGTCCCCGTCCGGGACCTGCTGGACCCGGACAACAGGGTCATGGCCACGGTCCACCGGGCCGGGCGGACCTTCGACAGCCCGGCATTCACCGTCAACGGCGTGGTGGTCTGGGGCTTTACCGGAATCGTGCTTAATGGCCTCTTTGAACAGCTCGGCTGGGCCGTCCCGTGGGATCGGAGCCGGGTGCACCCGATAAGCGTCTAA